The genomic DNA AACAAGAACTCCACAGGCAactgggggagtgggagggtgtCAGTGGGAGTGGGTTCAGCAACCCTGGAGTGCTCAGTTGCTGCAAAGCACCCACAAGCAGCCCCGGCCCCACGCCCGTGTGCACGCTGTCCCcatctctgtttctgcctcctcagAGCCAGGATTAGAGGAATACCTCCCAAACCCCACGTACACAGTCTGGGGATGGgaaccagggcttcatgcatgttaggcaaTGCTCTACCAGcgagctatgtccccagcccaATGATCCCCATTTTATGCTGAAGAAAACAGGGGCTCAAATGACATCATAGCCACAGGGTGGAAACACGGTTCATTCTTTATTCCTGAGACTAAAGAGGCCTAAAATCTACCCAGGACAATGGTGGGTTTCCCTGTCCAGGGAAGACAACTTTCTTCCTTTATAGCATAGGTAGCCCTGGGTCAGGTCACCAGCCAAGCTTGGGGACTCAGTTTCCCCCCTACGTCCCAGGGTGGCCACTAAAAGGGCATTTATTTCAGTGGACTCCAGCTGACAGGCCACAGTGGCCGGGGATGATGGTGCACAGCCTTAACCTCaagactcagaaagcagaggcaggtggagctctgtgagttcaaggtcagattggtctacatagtgagttccaggccagccagaactacacaagtaagccctgtctcaaaacaagagcCCACACTATATTACAGTCACAAGGCTGAGAGCCTGAAGCCTGGGCCCCTCTTACCTTGGCCACTTTCAGGAGCTTGCAGGATATCGACTGAGTTCTCCACTTCCTGTAGTCCAAGGGATTCAGGGCTTGGAGCAGGATCTGCCCAGTGGTCTCCTCACCCAGCAGCAGAGGCCGGTACTCCTCTCCTGTGTGGTCCAGGCAGGGCAGGAGTGGCCACGATGGCTCATCCATGAAGGCCTATATTTCCCCTTGCCTTCCCTGCCCTCCCAGCCCAGCCCATGAACCAAGCCCCAGTTCAGCTCAGGGAAGGCTGGTCCCTGGTGTCCTTATGGCTGTGGGTCCAGGACCCGTCCTTACCATAGTCATAGCTGTTGGTGTTGGAAGACATCTGATCCTCTTCTGAATCAGTCAGTAGCTCTGTGGGAAACAGGAGCAGGGCAGGTATGGTTACCACGCCCCCATGACATCCCAGAACCTTCCAGAACCATGCCGGGTCAGGGGTTCACCCCCTGGGACAGGGCAGAGTTAATAGACAAGTGTTCaggtcttcctccctccctccatcccttcttctTTATCCCCCTCCTTCCTTGGCAGGGTCTCacgtggcccaggctggccctgaacttcttCCCACCTCCATCACCATAGCGCTGGAAAAACAGGGTCACAtcaccatgccagacacacacacacacacacacacacacacacacacacacacacacacacattttcgcTTTTCTCAGAAATCCCTATGCTGTGGGAGCAGGACTTGTAGGACATCCTCAAACCTCAGGCTGTGGCAATGCGCAGTTCAATACCAAACAGGCAGGTTGGTGCTAGGTAGctacactgtctgtctgtctgtctctctgctatGTATTCCAGGCTATCCTAGAATAtatacacttgatcttagccaaaaggctgagaagcgatttttagaatacatacatacatacatacatacatacatacatacatacatacattacatacatacatatgcacacacacatatattcatttattgtatgtatgtgtatgcacgttTACATGTGCacccctgtggaggtcagaggacaaccaacgggagttggtttttttttttttttcccttcagccttgaactcagatcctcagggttGGCGGCAAGCATCCTCacttgctgaaccatcttgctgcccctagccctgagtcctgcttctgcctcccatgtgctggttTGGAGGTGTGTGCCAGCATGCCCAATAAACGACGACAATGCTTTATAGTGTGCCTAGAATGTTCCTCTAAAGTTCCAGCTCTCAAGTGGCCCCCACCCCTCACCAGACAGGAGCAGGTCCAgacttctttctgcctctctgtgatCTTGGTCTCTCTCAGAATCACTTGTCTCTTCCCATCCCAACCTCCAACCTTCCATGTATCTGCAGACCCAacagtggggcaggctctgaattctAACAGCTTGCTTGGTGGAGAGGGAAGAAATTCTggcaggcttcctggaggaggtctcagtctctgctctatgcCAGGAATGAGACAGTGCTGCCCCCTGCAGGttcacaggtacatacacacgcTTTAAGCAGACTGGTGACAGAACGGCAGGGGTGGCCTTTGGGGTCTGGGTCAGCTGGAATACTAGTTGTCCCTTATTCCAGTTGCTGGGCTTTGAAAGGACTTCATTTCTCCCTGCGTCTATTTTCTCCCCATAGAGGAGTGAAGTAAGAGTCCCCATATGTAAGAAGTGTCACCAAGGAGATGGAGTCACAAGACATGCCTGGCCTGCTGTAAACACTTGAATCCTGTGTGGTACTCCTAtcagtgcatgtatgtgcatgtgtgcagtgcattgcgtgtgtgcatgcatgtatgtgcatgtgcgcatTGTATtacatgtgtggatgtgtgtctgtgtattgaaTGAATGTAGTGTATttcatgtgtatgcgtgtgtgcagtatattgcgtgtgtgcatgtatgtgctcatgtgtgcctTCTGTGGACCCTGTTTTGCATGCCCTGCATTTCTGTGTATTTTGGATGTGCTATGTACACATGAGCATGTGCGGAGGTGTGgtgcacttgtgtgtatgtgtgtacctgtgctcTGCACATGTGCCTATAGGGTTCATCTGGATTCTTCCCAAGGGCAGAGTGAAGCCAACTGTAATGCGTGGACAAGAAGGTTCTGTAGCTTGCCAGCACAAActggggcagggagaagaaatggCATGGCAGAACATGGACTGGTCTTGGGGGACATGAGGCAGCAGTGAAGAACAGAGGCACCTGtcccctccatcccctccatcccctccGTCCCCTTGTGGAGGTTCCTCACCTGGTGTCTCTGATATGGAGTGGACCAAAGACCTGCTCCGCTGCCTTTGGTAGACCCAAGTGCAGATGATGACCGTGACCACATAGAAGACATAGAGGCCCAGGTAACCTGCAGGCAGGGGTGCAGACTGTCACCAGGTGTCATCCGGATGGCAGACATAGGCCTAGCACAGTCCTGGAGGACGAGTGGCCGCCTCGGTGACTCTAcctttttcttgctattctagGCTTAACCTTTCTTGCCTATATGCCACGAACCCCCTCAGTCAGGGAAGAAAGCACAGGGGCTCAGTAACCCTTAAGTCACCATGCAGGAACCTAGAGCAGCAGGCCAGTGGGATGTGGTCCATGATACCCCCTGCTTGGCTTCCCTGTCTCTGGCCTATCACCTTCTGTGGCTATATGACTCCATCTTCCTGCCAGGGAAATGGGGAAGTAATAGTCCCATCTGTGGCTGGTCCCTGGGCCACGTGTCTCTTCCTGGCTTCCCtgacttactttctttctttctttctttctttctttctttctttctttctctctttctttctttctccccatgGAGGAggaaatcctttcttttttttattatttatttattttatatatgtgagtacactgtagctgtcttcagacacaccagaagagggcgtcagatcccatcacagatggctgtgagccactgtatggctgccgggaattgaactcaggacctctggaagagcagtcagtgctcttaaccactgactctTAACCTGCCCTTCCCTGATGTTCTCATGGGCCTTCTCTCAATCAGAACGGACCCAGTTTGCTGTGAGGCCCCTGGGGTCACAATCACACCTGAAAGCCACCCTGgttctgcccctcccccctctcacTCTCATCCCCCCCTCCTCACCCCATCCCCTTTGCTCACTCTTAGCTGGCTTAAGTagttgtcactttgaataaaatcGATTCTGTCCCCACACATTTCCAGAGACTCCGTTCCCTGAGTGGCCCCAACTGCTCACCCAGTGCCCACACCAGTGTGATCCTGCCGAGATAGAGTGCGGTGAAGGTGAGGAACACGGCCACCATATAGAAAGTGATGTCCCTGAGGAAGGGCCTGGAGGCAGCCATGAAGGGACGCAGGATGGTGATGCCACCAGCCACCACAGTAGTGACCAGCACCCCTGCACCTGGAAGACAGGAGACCAGAGCTCAAGAGGCAACACCCTGGGCGATCCCCCAATACCTCCAGACCCTAATGAGGTTGTGCTCACCAAACAGAGCCCCAATGGCCAGGCCAGCAGTACGAGGGTCTGAGAAAGCCACGAGAGCACTGAAAATGTCTGGAGCGCCATTTCCAAAGGCCAGGAAGGTGACACCATGGGGGAGTATGTCAAGGGGGATTCCATGAAGACCACATCCTAGCCCCATAGCCACCACCCACCCTGTGTTCCTGCCTCCCCTGACCATCCTCTCCTGCGGGGGTCTGGATCAAAGGATACTGCCACGTTGTGGGAGAGCTTGAGGCTGGTGGAGATGGCTGACAAGTTAGGGCAGAAGCTAGAGGGGGGAAGAGCCAGCTGTCAGGGTCTGCTGGGAGGCGACTCAGCCAGTCCAAGTGTTTGCCTTGTAAACCAGAGTGTCctgttcaatccccaggaccccaCGTGAAAGCTTGGCATGGTGACATGTCTTTAGTAGTGGGGAAACGGgggttcactggccagtcagtctagacCAGTCAGTGAGCCAGGCTAGTGAGAGGCCCCTTCTCAAAAAACAGAATGCCTAGATCCTTAAGAACACCtgcaaggccatccagagacggccccacctggggatccatcccatatgcagccaccaaacccacactattgcggatgccaagaagtgcacgctgacaggagcctgatagagctgtctcctgaggggccCTGCCAcagcctgactaatacagaggcggatgctcgcaaccaaccattggactgaaaatggggtccccagtggaggagacagagaaaggactgaaggagctgaaggggtttgcaaccccataggaagaacaacagtatcaaccaaccagagctcccagagactaaaccacaaccaaagagtacacatggagggacccatggttccagctgcatatgtagcccaGGCGGGGCGGTCTCTGGATAGCCTTGAGGGTGTTCTTCTTAAGGATCTAGGCATATATGCCTTgccaggcatcaatgggaggagatccttagtcctatgaaggctcaatgccccagtgtaggggaatgccagggcggggaggcgggagaaagtgggtggatggaggagcaccctcatagaagcaggaggtggGAAATGAGATAGGGGgttgctggaggggaaaccaggaaaggggataccatttgaaataaagaaaatatccaatatccaataaaaaagaaaagaaaagaaaaaagaatcccaCAAAGGCTACTTCTATGACCCCAACCCCCACAGCATAGcaagcacatctttaatcccagaactcaggaggcagaggcaggtagatctctgagttcaaggccagcctcatctatagaaagagtttcaggacagccagggctacacagagcaaccCTGACTTGAAAAGCAAACGAACAAAACTCCCAACAACTGAGATTGACCTCTGGTCGCCATAAGCAGGGATACACGCGAGAGGCCCCTCTGCCATAAGCCCACATGTACACATGCGTGAGACTCTTTGGCCAATTATAGCCACCAACAAGCACGCCCACAGTGACTGGCCCCTGCCCTATCAGTTCCCCAAAGCGTGTCACTGCCATCTCAGCTCTCGGGATTGCATTTTCCCATCGATGAAGATGGACACGAGGCCAGGCCACACTCACAACTTGGCTGCGGTGACTCCGAGGATCAGAAAGAGGTAAAGGAGCCAGAAAACCTGGTGGGGAccagaaaaggagagagacaagAATTACATCCTTCTGCAGACACATGCCCATCACCAGGTCCCAGGGTACAGACTCACATAGAGGGTGATGGCCAGAGGGAGGAGGTTGGGGGGGAAGTAGCAGAAGATGCCCTTGAGGTAGTCCAGGTAGCCCCCCTCGCTGTGGCAGTCGGGATTCCTCTTGACAAAGTCACAGCGGTCAGATGTGTTCAGGCTACACACAGCTCGGCACTGTGGAGAGGGAAGGCAGGGGATATGGGTGGCAGAGCCATGGGGGTGCTGGATTGGAGCCACGTAAGCACTTGAATATGAGTCTGTCCCTAACCCACTCCACCCAATTTAAACTTGTGGGCCAGCAAGACgtctcagtaggtaaaggtgcttgctgagcACCAAGTCCCAAGTGGTGGAAATGACTCCAAAAGCCGGCCTCAGATCTCCATATTCATGTCCttcatttgcataaaataaacaGACACATAAACGTGATGGATCCAAGTTAGCACAGTAATTCACAAAGACATGTTTGCTCTAAAGTAAAGCCATAGGGGTTAAAGAGACGTCTCAGTGAGGGCTGAAGCGACGGCTCAGTGATTTAAGAGCAGAGGTGCAGGGATAGGCTCCCAGCACTAACACATCTGGTGGCTTGCATCTGTCAGGGGATGCTGATACCTCTGGCCTGCTAGGGCACCCACGTCCTGTGTACACACCCACACGCAAATacacagttaaaaataataaaaatacacatgttTAAAAAACAACGTATGAAGATGACTGTTCCCAGCCCCGCCCACCgtctccctcttcctccaatCGAACCGTTGCCACTTTGAAGCACGCACAGCTTTACTACCGATGGATGGAATGTCATGTATTCGTAGAGAAAAGTGACTAAGTTCACCAGGCAGT from Rattus norvegicus strain BN/NHsdMcwi chromosome 12, GRCr8, whole genome shotgun sequence includes the following:
- the Slc8b1 gene encoding mitochondrial sodium/calcium exchanger protein isoform X2, encoding MAGRWLDPLWAPGFLCVALILETASGAGDLSTKAHGHIQFSARGVNQTAMADCRAVCSLNTSDRCDFVKRNPDCHSEGGYLDYLKGIFCYFPPNLLPLAITLYVFWLLYLFLILGVTAAKFFCPNLSAISTSLKLSHNVAGVTFLAFGNGAPDIFSALVAFSDPRTAGLAIGALFGAGVLVTTVVAGGITILRPFMAASRPFLRDITFYMVAVFLTFTALYLGRITLVWALGYLGLYVFYVVTVIICTWVYQRQRSRSLVHSISETPELLTDSEEDQMSSNTNSYDYGEEYRPLLLGEETTGQILLQALNPLDYRKWRTQSISCKLLKVAKLPVEFLLLLTVPVVDPDKDDRNWKRPLNCLQLVISPLVLVLTLQSGVSLCFPGFPDQRPVDQCSCHGGGEHLAVPGRGLPSEQHRPRADPPGLGEQHWRCVLRFHAGPPGIPSDGLLCLFWRHHLQYPGWCGTGLLATNCPEPCFRGEAGTRRTAGVGAGQCAGPQPGLLPGLGSAPVFPAQQGLRPLPPPLLYMFHCGGPPHGVRGDSLEG